Part of the Halobacteriovorax vibrionivorans genome, CTGGAAAACGATTTATCAATGCAATAATGGATCTCTTTTTTCTTCTTATGAAATATATATGAAAACTGGCGCCCGTACAGGTCAGAAAACCTATGATGAATTGGGTAGAGAGACATCAAGTGATTCATGGAGTACAGATGGAATATATACATATCATTCGACTCATAATTATTTAGAAAATGGAAATTTTGTAAAATCAGTTTATGTAATTGAAGATGATAAAATCACAAATAAAATAAAAGAAAAAGCTGAGTACACTGGTGATCCACAAGATCCTACTTTAGTTAAGGACTGGGTCATTACTCAATCCTCATATCGCCAACAGGGAATAAGACACTATCATGAACTCGAATATAAGCCGTATCGTATCGATGTTTTAAACAAGCAGGGTGAAGTAACAAAGTATTATGAAGTTACTTATAATATGAAAGCGCCCCTTGCTAATCTAGTAAGTGAGTTTAAGGCATATACACCTAATGGCAATCTTGTTGGAAGTTACCGTGAAGATGGAGAGTTTAGTGTTGCAAAACAATTAAAGAAGTTCAATTTATCAAAGAATGAATATGAAAGAAGATTAAACGTATTTAATGATAAGACTCGTGAGCCAGTCGTTATTATTGATACAGGCTTTGATATTATGCACCCTTCATTAACTCATAAATTATATAATTCACCATATGATATTGTTGGGGATGGTGTTGATAATGATGGCAACGGAAGAGTTGACGACTCATGGGGATGGCAAAGGCAAGACGATGCAGGCCTAAGTCTTTTACGTGATGATAATAATATTAGAGAAACACATTCTCTCGTCCATACTCCATATCCTGTATCTCACGGTACACATGTTGCGGCCCTTGCATTAAAAGACCTCGATAATTACGGACTAGTGGGATTTGCTGGTGATGTGGCAATTAGCGATCATTTGCAAATGGCCGGTGAGTATATAACAGATAAGAATGTTAAATTTGTAAATATGAGTTTTGCTATAGGCTTTCCTGGTGCACCAATGTCTGCACCTCGTGATTCATTTCATTTCCTAGAGAAAATCTTTGTCGATAACCCTGAGACGTTATTCGTTGTTGCAGCCGGAAATGGACGAGGAAGTCTTGATTTAGATTTAAAAGGTAATGATAATTATCCAGCAAGTTATGATTATGAAAATATGATTAAGGTTGGAGCGTTAAATACTTCTAAATTAGAAAAAGATAAAATGGACAGCTATAAACCAGCAAGCTTTTCAAAGTATGGTAAAACAAAAGTTCAAATATTTGCTCCTGGCCAAGGTGTTGTATCAGCGCAATCCGGTGGCGGTACAATACCGTTAAATGGAACTTCTATGGCCGCACCTTTTGTGACAAATATTGTTTTAAAGGCCCATCAATTAAACCCAAGCCTTTCACCACTAGAGCTTAAAGAGTTGTTATTAAAAACGGCCTACATACCAAAGAGTGGAAAGCTTCCATGTGAAAGTGGTGGGATTGTTAATCCCGATGCTTTCTATAAGGCCGTCCTTAAGGCGCGCGACCTTTAGATATTTGAGCAATTTGGCGTGATAGCTCTTTGATTTGTGCAATCTTTAGATCATTTATATCACCTGAGGCAATGAGTTCTCTTAATTCCTTTGCCTTAGGTTCAAGCTTATTTAATAAATCTCGTCGTTTTTCATTTTTTTCTTTCACATGGCCAAAAATCGTCTTTAGCTCTTGGCGAAGACCATTAAAATCATTTTTCGACTTTGCTGCAATTGTCTGATTTATAAATCGATTAAGTACCTGTTGTGATTCTGGCGATACCATTGGTATCGTATGATAGACATCAGCATCTTTCACAACAACTGAGTAATAGCCATTATTATCTTTTATTGCAGTAATTGCACTGTCATTACCAATTTGAACTGTAAAACCTTTATTTTTTTCTGGAAATTTTAATGGAGCACTCTCAATATCAAATGCCATATTCATATTTAGAGAATCGTTTTGCGCGCGAAATCCTCTTGTGATACTTGAGATCACATTTGTTTTCCCTGATATCTGCTTTAGTGCCGATTCGGGGTCAGCATTACGAGTTATACTTCTTGCTACATGATAGATATCTTGTGAATGATTATAAACTTCTTCCATAGAAAAATAATTAGTATATGCCTTACCATCATGAAGCTTTCCATCTTCTTTTGCGTGTTTTACTCGAAGATCATAAACAGACTCTCTACCTTTTGAACGGTTATACTCAAATTTTGCATGTCTAAATTCATGCGGAACAGTGTTTTGATGGTGACCTTGTAAAAGTTCATCTAGGTTTGAAAAATTGAATGATACGGCCCTTGTTCCTCTATTTGATTGTCCAGCGGCTCCAACATATGTATCAGGGTAGAATAGGATTTTTTGTCTAAAGTCATCATTTCTAAAACGTTGAAGCTTTAAAACACCTGGATGATTGCGATCTGCTGCATATTGATTAAATTGAAGGGCCTTTGTTCTTATTTCGCGCTCTTCATTTGTTTTCTTATCTTTAACTTTTCTCTTTAAAGTAATTACTCTTACAGCAAAACCTTCTTCATTTAATTTAGAAGCAAGATCTTCAATCTCTTTATCTCCAGGACTTTTCATCGCTCTTTGCAAATATGGAGTCGTAGGTAGTGACTGTCTTTTCTCATTACCAATTTTTAGAAGTGCACTTTGTAGGCCTTTTGCAGATAAGAACATATTTTCAGGGCCTTTTTCACTTCGATAAAGAACTTTCTTCATTCTCATCATTGCTTCAGGTGCGATGATTAAGTTACTTAGCTTGGATTCTTCAAGTAGCTTTAATAATTGCTTAGCAGCAGGAGTACTTGATTTTAAGAGGTCATCTTTTGTAACCACTAGTCTGTCTGAGTTTTTTCCATCAATTGTAATCGTATCTTTTCGAGTAGGTATACCAAGCTTTCTTGTTACTCCTTCAATTACAGAAACAGCATTATTTGAGAGTCGATTAATATCTTTTGGATTCTGCTCAACACGTCGAGCATACGTTAGTTCAAGACGAGAGAGTAGGTTTGCCTCATGCTTAAAAGGCATCGTCGTATTGGCCGTTTCTTCATCATAATTATTAAATTCTGATTTATTATCGTCTAATTCATTTTTTGATAATAGTGTACTATCTAGCTCTTCATTATGAGAATTATCCGATCTTTTTGATATTGAAGAAATCGTTCTACCTCGATTAATAAGAAATTTTGCAACCTTGGCCATAACGATAGCTGGCGGTATTAAAACAGAGCCTGCAAATTGGCAAAGGGCCTGTGTTCTTGCAGCAGGGTTTAAACATGCGTAATTTTCTTGCATAGAAAAATACATTTCTTCTAGCATATTATAAATGACTTTTCCCATTGTGCCGGAAAAGTGTTTAGCGGCATTCATATAATGAATTGGTCCCCAGCCATCTGTTTCACTTAAAGAGCGAGACCATTCCATAGCAAGAAAATGCTTTGCACTTTCCATTGTATTAACAAGTTCTTCATTTTTTTCTTGTCTAGTTTCAGAGTCAATAGCGTATTCAATAACAGAGCCGATAAACTTCATGAATTCAACAGCAGATCCCCATAGACCTTTTAAGCATGAGATAAATTCAACCCCTGCATTTGTGTCTACAATTAAACTAGGGTCACATTGCCTTTTTCTTTCTGCCTCTATATTTTCACATGCAGGGGAGCTTGTAACGATCTCACAAAGTGCTCTTTCGTTAGTTTGGTCAAGTATATCAAGGTCACCAAATTCAAGACAGCGAGTTTCAATTACATTTAGGTCTAGCTCATAGTTACTTGTAGGAACAAAGGCGAGTGTTGATTGCGCCAATAGAGCTATAATTAAAGAGGATACAATAGTGAGTTTGATTCTCATTTATTTGTCTCCTCAATATAATTTAGCTTTTTCTTGAAATCGTTAATATCTTCTTTGGTTAGTTTTTTTTGAGATGTAATCATCGTGATGATGGACTTATTCTTTGATAAGATGTGAATCTCTTTAAAGAATGTTTTTACACTTCTTGAATTAAGATAGCTTCCATTATTATCAATTCTAATTTCATCTTTATCCTTTTGAAACTTAAGGGATGATGTTTGAAAGTTTGAGAAATCTGCATATTTTAAAATCTTATTTCTACGTGCAAGATATTCTTGAACTTTTTCTTTGTTGTAGTTTTCTAGCTTATTTTTATTATTTTTGACTTCAACGCTTATTCGTTTTGATCCATTTTTCCAAATATCAATATTGTCAAAAGAGAGGTCTTTCACCCAACTGCCATTTGCATATAGTTGAAATTGAAAAAGTATAAATATCTTTATTAGTAAAAATCTCATAACCATATGAAATTTATCGGCTTTTTATTAAGAAAAATTTAATTTTCTAGACGCAGACTTGATGCCGATATATTCTATTGATATGAGTCAGGCCATCAAAAAGGTTTCAAGTTCTATTCGTAGTATTTTCAAGCCTTTATCGCTATTTATCGTTGTTATTTCCTATTTATTAATAGGTCAAGCTGTTGAATATCTCTATGGCCCTAAAGTATCGCAGTCTCTTGTGCTAAGTGGACCTTTCTATTTGTTCTTACTTACTGCAGTTAGTTTATCCTTATTATTAAATTTAATTAGAAAGCTTATAAGAAAAGAATTTTCTTGGCCTAGTTTACTTGTACATATTGGACTAATTGGATTGTTCACAGTTAGTTCTATCTCAAATGTTGAAGGTCCATATAAGAATATTCAAGCAAGCTTAAAACTTAAAACTGGTGAATCTACTAACGAAGCGAAGCTTGAAAAATTTGAAATCTCCATTCTAAATAGAAATACAAAAGAGAAAGTCTTTGTCGATATTAATTACTCCCTTCGCCCACAAGGCTTAAATCTTGATTTTGGGCCGACATATCTACTGACTTATCTTCCATTTAGTCAAAGGACCTATAATCTACGTGATGCCCAGGGAGAGGTAAGTGCCATTATTGAAGTCCTAGATAAGAAGTCTAGAGAAACTAAGAAACATCTACTTTCAACAAATAATTATGATTATGAGAACTTCTTTGTTTCAAATAATCGAGAGATCTTTCTTTATAATCAAGAGAAGTTAAATTGTTTATTGAACCTAAGTAATATTAATCCTTCATGTATTGTTATGCTAAGGAGGCGATCATTAAATGATCTAAAGAATGATTTATGCAAAGAGGGCAATTATCTAATCACTAAAAGTGGATTCATCTCTCTTGCCGATTCATGTCGATTAAATGAAGTAATGGATCGCTTAATTATCGATGATAAGATCGTCTCCCTTGTTAAGTACTATACTGACAAACAGCTAGAAGAGGATTATCACTATAAACGAGACCTTGGCCTTGATAGGACTGATGTTATTAAATATATCGAAAAGCAAAGTCCAAAGCATGTACGTTTTATCAAACCAGGCCAAGATCAAGAGATCATTGATGTGGCCGGCGATTTTCACGATATGAGCTTTCAATATAAAAGCTATAAACTACCTTTTAGCATTAATCTCCAAGAGCTAAGTGGTAACAAAGCGAAATTGATATTAAATGGGAAAGAATATACTTTAGAAAAAGGTGATCTGGTAGAGATTCTAGACTATTATATTAGATTAAATAAGCTGGACTCTAAGGCCCGCGAAGTTAAGGTGTCAGTTTTTAGAGATCAGCTAAGATCCACAAAAACAACGTTCTTTTTAATCTTTTGCCTAGGTTTGATCCTTTTTACATTTTCTTTCACAAGAGAGCGCATGACATCGAAATGAGTTATTGCAAAGATCTGATTTTCTTAATTTAGTACAACTCTATTTTTAACCTTTCTTAAACTGACCTCTTCATTTTCCCTCGATATAAGATTGTTCAATAAAATTACAACTTTTTTAACAATTGAGGATAAAGGGAGAATTTATGAAGAACTTAGTTTTAATTACATGTGCACTATTTTCACTAACGGCATTTGGGAAGATGCAACAATCAAGCGTTATTATCGATTCATTTGATACAGAGGATAAAGCTAAGGAATCGTGCCTAATGGCAGAAGTGGAATATGATGAACTTAAAGACATAAAGGTTGATGGCCTTGCTTTTGAATTTATTATTGCTCAAAGTAAAAAGAGCTGGGACTGTCGAGTAAGAGCAACTCTAGATAGCTATGACCAAGTATTAGCAAAAAAGACTCTTAAGCAGAAACTTACAACTGATTATGACAAGTCTTATACAGAATGTATGAAAATGAGAAATAGAATCATTAATACAACTCTAGGATACGTATTTGGTGATGTAGACTTCTATAAAGAAGGTGGATTCTTAAAGAAGAAAAAGCACGTATGTGAATTTAATTTTATCGTTGTTGAGTAATCAGCGCGCATAAAGGAAGACAGTGGTTTTGTGAGGAGACTGCTGTTTTCCTATAATTTTTCTAATTCCTTTTGCATTTCTTTAAATTTATTCTATAAGTTCATTTAATGAAATATATCTCACTAATAATACTTACACTTCTCCAATATGGACTTGCCTCTAATAACCTAAATTTAGGTAAGAATGTTACCGTTTCTGGTATCTCTTCAGGTGGCTATTTTGCCCATCAATTTCATATAATCAATAGTGGACTTGTAAATGGCGCAGCTATCTTTGCAGCTGGCCCTTTTTATTGTGCTAGAGGAAATGCAATTACAGCAATGAAAACCTGTATGGAAGGTAAACTTGTTAGTGGCACTTCTTTATTTTCATACCAATATATAAATACTCTCCAGTTTAGTGGGCTCATTGATCCTACCTTTAATCTTAAGGATGACAAGGTTTTCTTATTCTCTGGAGTTCTAGATAAAGTGGTTCATCAAGAAGTGACAAATGAGTTAAATAGTCTCTATGAATTGCTAGGTGTTAAAGAGCTTAAATACGTAAAGGATCTTCAGGTTGCTCACACGCTTCCAACTTTAGACCAAGGTGGAGAATGTACTAAATCGCAGACGCCTTTTATCGGAAATTGTAATTACAATGGTGCGCTAGAATCACTACGTACTCTTTATCCAGATAGACGAAAAGAAAACAATGTCTTAGGCGGTACACTTACTAAAGTTAGTCAGCGAAAATACTTCTCTTCTTTTGACATTGGACTATATAGGCCACTTCTTATGGAAGATGCATATATGTATATCCCAAAGTATTGTAAAGATCATCAATGTGAACTTCATATTGCCTTTCACGGTTGTAAGCAATCGCTAGATGATATTGGAACTGACTATATTGATAAGGCTGGTTTTATAGAAGCCTCTGAAGAGCTTGGACTTATCGTTCTTTTCCCTCAGGCCAAAAAGTCATTATCAGACTTTCAAAATCCTAACTCGTGCTGGGACTGGTGGGGATATTCAGGTATAGATTACTCTGTTCGCACTGGCCAGCAAGTACGTATTATTACTGATATGGTCAAAGACCTGCTCAATAAAAATATGCAATAATTACATAAATTCTATTAACACCTTGTCTGCTTGTTTCACCATGGTAAATCCTATTAACTACAAAATAGGAGTATCCCCATGAAGACACTAGTAGCAGTATTTGCTATCTTTCTAGCTTTTGGCACGCAAGCGGCTGATTATTCAGTTAATTTTAAGCAACTTTCAACTTATTCAAATGATTATAAAATTGCAAAAATTAAAGAAGCGCGTTTTCAAGTGATGGCAACAAGTAAAGGTGGAATCCTTCGATATTGTTATAAGGATTATGAGTCAAACTTCCCATACGCTCCACAAAAGAATCCATATTATTTAAGTCAAAATCTAACTTTCGAGACACAAGAAACAACAATAAAATTCGCTAAATTAATTCCACTATTTAATAAATTTAAAGACGAACTTCAGTCTGATCTAAAACTAGGTTGTAGTACTGATGTGTATCTTTCTGGCCTTGTAGTTTCAGAGCTTGAGGATGGAACAGAAGCGCATTCTGACTTCACAGTCTACTTCAAGGACAATAAAGTAGTAATGGCAGCAAGCTCATATCAAGTTGAATTAAAGGCCTCAGAAACGCTTGTAATAGATCTTATACCAACCGTATTTTATGGAAAAAATTGGCAAAAACGCTGGGCCGATCTTGATCCTGCTGTTGGAAATCCACAATCAAATTATTAAATAATCAAGGCCTCTTAATTATAGAGGCCTCTTTGTTCCGATACCTTTTTCATACTTACTTGTAACAATTGGCACATGTGGTAAACATATCTCATTGATATGATCACAAGAGCTCTTATTCTATATTTACTGTGCTTTCTAGCATCAAACTCATATTCTAATACAGATGACAGGGATCTCTCTATTAATTTCGAATACTATGAAACCTTTGTTAACCGCTATCATATTAAGGAGATTATTGAGGCCAGAGCACAAATAGTTACAGTAACGAAAGATGGGCCTTTTACGAGATTCTCTAAAGAAAATTGTCATCAATCCTATTATAATCGCTTTGATAAGAATGAGCATTTTCGTCCATATACTTTAAAAAATAATTTCAGAATTTCGCTGGAACGAAACACAAGTGTAAACCTAGGCTCAATTGCTGAAAAACTAGATAAGCATAGAAGTGTGCTTAAATCACTTATAAAAAGTAGCTGCAAAATAGATTCGTATATTACTGTACTATTAAAAGGTTTATTAAAAAACGGACATGAATTTCGATCTGATTTTACAATAATTCTTAAAAGGCTAAATAGAACTCATCCAGATCTATATCTATTAATTAAAGATAAGAGAGAAAAAATATCTTCAAATGATCTCAACCAGGCCATTCTTGGCCCGACTCTTCTAACTCGTGAGAATATGTGGAACGGTGTTTGGTTAGAGCTCGACCCATTGGCACCTCACTTGCAAATTAATACTCCATTACAACTTAATTAGCGCAATTCACTAGTGATATTGCCCTAGACAGTGTTCATTTATTAGACAAATGATTGCTGCTTAGACGTATTTGGAGACTCTCTTATGAAGAAGACGTTATCGATTTTTGCTCTTGTGGGACTTATGCATATAAGTGCAAGTGCTGCTTTTTCAATTGCTGATCAAGCAATGGATAGTACTAAGTATGAACTCCCAAAAACTAAAGAGAAAGCTGGCCGAGATGTCGCAGACACCGGAAAGAAAGTTATTCGTGTAAAGGGGAGAGATAAGTAGTGACAAGAATCCCAAGCTTAAAGGCATATCCTATTATTGGAAGTATTGGAGAGTTAAATTTTAAAGAGTGTCTCTTTGAGCAACTAACAGATCGAACATATGATCTTGGGGATTCATTTCGTTTTAAATTATTCCATA contains:
- a CDS encoding extracellular catalytic domain type 2 short-chain-length polyhydroxyalkanoate depolymerase; translated protein: MKYISLIILTLLQYGLASNNLNLGKNVTVSGISSGGYFAHQFHIINSGLVNGAAIFAAGPFYCARGNAITAMKTCMEGKLVSGTSLFSYQYINTLQFSGLIDPTFNLKDDKVFLFSGVLDKVVHQEVTNELNSLYELLGVKELKYVKDLQVAHTLPTLDQGGECTKSQTPFIGNCNYNGALESLRTLYPDRRKENNVLGGTLTKVSQRKYFSSFDIGLYRPLLMEDAYMYIPKYCKDHQCELHIAFHGCKQSLDDIGTDYIDKAGFIEASEELGLIVLFPQAKKSLSDFQNPNSCWDWWGYSGIDYSVRTGQQVRIITDMVKDLLNKNMQ
- a CDS encoding S8 family serine peptidase, producing the protein MKKCLFPLIVLFNINTLAVECPSPKEVIDGSWKTIYQCNNGSLFSSYEIYMKTGARTGQKTYDELGRETSSDSWSTDGIYTYHSTHNYLENGNFVKSVYVIEDDKITNKIKEKAEYTGDPQDPTLVKDWVITQSSYRQQGIRHYHELEYKPYRIDVLNKQGEVTKYYEVTYNMKAPLANLVSEFKAYTPNGNLVGSYREDGEFSVAKQLKKFNLSKNEYERRLNVFNDKTREPVVIIDTGFDIMHPSLTHKLYNSPYDIVGDGVDNDGNGRVDDSWGWQRQDDAGLSLLRDDNNIRETHSLVHTPYPVSHGTHVAALALKDLDNYGLVGFAGDVAISDHLQMAGEYITDKNVKFVNMSFAIGFPGAPMSAPRDSFHFLEKIFVDNPETLFVVAAGNGRGSLDLDLKGNDNYPASYDYENMIKVGALNTSKLEKDKMDSYKPASFSKYGKTKVQIFAPGQGVVSAQSGGGTIPLNGTSMAAPFVTNIVLKAHQLNPSLSPLELKELLLKTAYIPKSGKLPCESGGIVNPDAFYKAVLKARDL